One genomic window of Bactrocera dorsalis isolate Fly_Bdor chromosome 4, ASM2337382v1, whole genome shotgun sequence includes the following:
- the LOC105234038 gene encoding probable cytochrome P450 28d1, which translates to MLLLTFIVLASFVAAALVVYLRWHFNYWRKRGVCGPQPDLLVGTFPRTSAGQCNLLEELHEIYLRYRVSQKFVGIFTARAPKLFICDPQLALQILTQHFKSFRDNESSQWTNASVEQLRLCSPFVSTGEEWKARRSELVPALTINKIRSFYSAMRDCAEKASEFLTAVDEQPQDAKELANRFTAQFMSNFIWGIEGNAFNVPQKASAPSLSPVHCMARDIILQSLQCIRYYGRTAAWPWLRKLRPVRFFPVAADRFFQQLLADALNVRAKQQTGEGGGGRGDVIDHLQQLREKKSLNAIQIAGHTTTVLIDGYETGAMLIAHCLLLLARNPRVQRKLREELLTADVANSFDALNELPYLEQCLQETLRLFPPLPTLFKLCTESVTLKNFDESTLTLHPGDSVYISTYSFHRDAEYFENPEDFWPERFAEEMGGVRKYREMGVFMPFGDGPRMCPGMKLGLSEAKVAVSELISKFEVSASDETRTDNKIANDSFLLTIDGKIELVFHRRP; encoded by the exons ATGCTTTTACTGACGTTCATTGTCTTGGCAAGCTTTGTCGCGGCAGCTCTGGTAGTATACCTACGTTGGCATTTCAATTATTGGCGTAAGCGTGGTGTGTGTGGTCCACAACCGGATTTGCTCGTCGGCACGTTTCCGAGGACCAGCGCCGGACAGTGCAATTTACTGGAGGAGTTACACGAGATTTATCT TCGTTACAGGGTCTCACAAAAGTTTGTGGGCATATTTACCGCACGCGCGCCCAAACTTTTTATATGCGACCCACAGTTGGCTCTGCAAATTCTGACGCaacattttaaaagttttcgcGATAACGAATCTTCCCAATGG ACGAACGCAAGCGTGGAGCAGCTGCGACTCTGCAGTCCTTTCGTTTCCACCGGGGAGGAGTGGAAAGCCCGACGTTCGGAATTAGTGCCAGCGTTGACCATTAATAAG ATTCGCTCCTTTTATTCAGCAATGCGTGACTGTGCAGAGAAAGCCTCCGAGTTCCTCACAGCCGTGGATGAGCAGCCTCAAGATGCCAAAGAG CTGGCCAATCGCTTCACAGCCCAGTTCATGTCCAACTTCATATGGGGCATCGAAGGCAACGCCTTCAATGTGCCGCAGAAAGCGAGTGCACCCTCGCTCTCACCCGTGCATTGCATGGCGAGAGATATTATTTTGCAATCGCTGCAATGTATACGTTATTATGGACGCACCGCTGCTTGGCCTTGGCTGCGTAAATTACGGCCCGTGCGTTTCTTTCCCGTCGCCGCGGATCGTTTCTTTCAACAGCTACTCGCGGACGCTTTGAATGTGCGCGCCAAGCAGCAGACAGGCGAGGGTGGCGGTGGGCGCGGTGATGTGATCGATCACCTGCAGCAGCTCAGGGAGAAAAAATCCTTAAATGCCATACAAATTGCCGGACATACAACAACAGTTTTGATTGATGGCTATGAAACGGGAGCGATGCTGATTGCGCATTGCCTGTTGCTG CTTGCGCGCAATCCACGCGTTCAACGGAAGCTCAGAGAGGAACTGCTCACTGCCGACGTCGCTAACAGTTTCGATGCGCTAAATGAATTGCCCTATCTCGAACAGTGTCTACAAG AAACTCTGCGCCTTTTTCCACCGCTGCCGACGCTTTTCAAACTCTGCACTGAGTCAGtcactttgaaaaattttgacgAATCTACGCTGACTCTGCACCCTGGTGATAGCGTCTATATTTCAACTTACTCTTTTCATCGTGACGCCGAGTACTTTGAAAACCCCGAGGACTTTTGGCCTGAGCGCTTTGCAGAGGAGATGGGCGGTGTTCGCAAATATCGGGAGATGGGTGTTTTCATGCCATTTGGTGATGGACCGCGTATGTGTCCAG GCATGAAGTTGGGTTTGTCTGAGGCCAAGGTCGCTGTATCTGAGCTGATAAGTAAATTCGAGGTTAGCGCTAGCGATGAGACCCGCACCGATAACAAAATCGCAAATGACTCATTTCTGTTAACGATCGACGGGAAAATCGAACTTGTGTTCCACCGCAGGCCATGA
- the LOC105234040 gene encoding probable cytochrome P450 309a1, with protein sequence MVLKKLKKVTAPSFEMVPLLVTFVLLATVGFLIHKYLTWHYDTFKKLGIVGPAPKIWHGNFTGKQQIAYDYDDIYNKYRQKHQIVGMFAYRQPQFLIIDPKLAHEVLVTNFKSFRNNLGKRFLYDKEADPVAALNPFFNVGEEWKTIRSDIMSGLTHHKLSSAYTIWKTCTEKLGKLLSAQTAKGSSIIETKDLVLRYTFNIMGEFLWGIETKTLESLDEPNHYLEVSHRLIHQVFHGFMSYYKCLPFPWCRRFANYRIFTAESDHMFSQFTKDAYVLRERDASKTNQADFLHYVRQLQEKKSLSHYEVVGYLLAVFTDGFDTSGTVAFHTLFYLTHHPECQEKLRKEILNNLEADGNMNYETLNVLPYLDQCVHETLRMISPITFKSRLCTESTEIVLDDGRRIPIKKGQVVTIPVFSYLHDPEYFEDPLEFRPERFENVDISELTKRGIFLPFSDGPRMCLGRHLGFLQIKTAIVEVLKNYRLKVCDKTPPIAKLDSHALINGVDGDLFIEYERL encoded by the exons ATGGTACTTAagaagcttaaaaaagtcacaGCTCCCAGTTTCGAAATGGTGCCGCTTCTAGTTACATTTGTTTTGCTCGCCACTGTCGGGTTCCTGATACACAAATATCTGACATGGCACTATGATACCTTTAAAAAGTTAGGCATTGTTGGTCCTGCGCCTAAAATATGGCACGGAAATTTCACTGGCAAACAGCAAATAGCTTACGATTATGATGATATCTATAA CAAATACAGGCAGAAACATCAGATTGTTGGCATGTTTGCTTACAGACAACCTCAGTTTTTAATAATAGATCCGAAATTGGCGCATGAAGTATTAGTAACGAATTTCAAAAGCTTTCGGAACAACTTAGGAAAAAGATTC CTCTACGATAAAGAAGCGGATCCAGTCGCCGCACTTAATCCCTTTTTCAATGTTGGTGAGGAATGGAAGACGATACGGTCCGACATAATGAGTGGTCTAACTCACCACAAG CTCTCCTCAGCATATACGATATGGAAGACTTGCACTGAAAAGCTTGGAAAACTCTTAAGTGCACAGACAGCAAAAGGCAGCTCTATAATCGAAACCAAGGAT CTTGTATTACGCTATACATTCAATATAATGGGTGAGTTCCTTTGGGGTATTGAAACGAAAACGCTGGAAAGTCTGGACGAGCCAAATCATTATCTGGAAGTCTCCCATAGGCTAATTCACCAAGTGTTTCACGGTTTTATGAGCTACTACAAATGCTTACCCTTCCCTTGGTGCCGACGTTTCGCTAACTACCGAATCTTCACTGCCGAAAGTGACCACATGTTTTCACAGTTCACAAAAGACGCATACGTGTTGCGTGAGAGAGATGCGAGCAAAACGAATCAAGCTGACTTTTTGCACTACGTGCGTCAATTGCAGGAAAAGAAGAGCCTTTCCCATTATGAAGTGGTAGGCTATCTGTTGGCCGTTTTCACCGATGGCTTTGACACATCAGGAACGGTTGCTTTTCACACGCTCTTCTAC TTAACCCATCATCCGGAATGTCAGGAAAAGCTACGGAAAGAAATTCTAAACAATCTCGAAGCCGACGGCAATATGAACtatgaaactttgaatgtgCTCCCATATTTGGATCAATGTGTGCACG AAACCTTACGCATGATAAGTCCAATTACGTTTAAGTCGCGTCTCTGCACAGAATCCACCGAGATAGTCTTGGACGATGGACGTCGCATACCCATCAAGAAGGGTCAAGTAGTAACTATTCCCGTGTTCAGTTACTTACATGACCCCGAGTACTTTGAAGATCCTTTGGAATTCAGACCGGAACGTTTCGAAAATGTAGATATCTCGGAGCTAACGAAGAGGGGTATCTTTCTACCGTTTAGCGATGGACCACGAATGTGCTTgg GTCGCCATTTGGGTTTTCTGCAAATAAAAACCGCTATTGTCGAAGTACTCAAGAATTATCGCTTGAAAGTATGCGACAAAACTCCGCCGATAGCGAAGCTCGATTCACATGCGCTTATTAACGGAGTGGATGGCGATTTATTTATCGAATATGAGAGGTTATAA
- the LOC112694761 gene encoding cytochrome P450 Cyp309a1-like — protein MVPLLVTLALLAAVAFLIHKYLTWHYDTFKKLGIAGPEPKIWRGNLTGKQHIAYDYDDIYNKYKQKHQIVGMFVSRDPQFLILDPKLAHEVLVTNFKSFRDNLGSKFLYDREEDTVAALNPFFNVGEEWKTKRSDVMSGLTQHKLTSAYPIWKTCTQKLGKLLNAETDKGSSIIETKNLLLRYTSNILGEFLWGIETKTLESLDEPNPYLEVAQRNMFQVFQGFMSYFKCIPFPWYRRFTNYRIFTAESDQLFSQFTKDAYALRERDASKKNQADFLNYVRQLQEKKNLTHNEVVGYLATVFVDGFDTAATVAFHTLFYLTHHPEYQEKLRKEILSNLEADGHINYQALSLLPYLDQCVHETLRMISPLTFTSRICTEPTELVLDDGRRIPIEKGQVATVPVFSYLHDPEYFEDPMEFKPERFENVDSSELTKRGIFLPFGDGPRICLGRHLGVLQVKTAIVEVLKNYRLKVCDKTPPIAKLESQTLIVGVDGDLLFEYERL, from the exons ATGGTGCCGCTCCTAGTTACATTAGCTTTGCTCGCCGCTGTTGCGTTTCTGATACACAAATATCTGACATGGCACTACGATACCTTTAAAAAGCTGGGCATAGCCGGCCCAGAACCGAAAATATGGCGTGGAAATTTAACCGGCAAACAGCATATAGCTTACGATTATGATGACATATATAA CAAATACAAGCAAAAACATCAGATTGTTGGCATGTTTGTTTCCAGAGATCCTCAGTTCTTAATACTAGATCCTAAATTGGCGCATGAAGTGTTGGTTACGAATTTCAAGAGCTTCAGGGACAATTTAGGCAGCAAATTC CTCTACGACAGAGAAGAGGATACGGTCGCCGCACTCAATCCTTTTTTCAATGTTGGTGAGGAATGGAAGACAAAACGCTCAGACGTTATGAGTGGCCTTACACAGCACAAg CTTACCTCAGCGTATCCGATTTGGAAGACTTGTACTCAAAAGCTCGGAAAACTCTTAAATGCAGAGACTGATAAAGGCAGCTCGATAATTGAAACCAAGAAT CTTCTATTACGCTATACATCCAACATATTGGGTGAGTTCCTCTGGGGCATTGAAACGAAAACGCTGGAAAGTCTGGACGAACCGAATCCTTACCTGGAAGTTGCACAAAGAAATATGTTCCAAGTGTTTCAGGGTTTTATGAGCTATTTCAAATGTATACCCTTTCCTTGGTACCGACGTTTCACTAACTATCGAATCTTTACTGCCGAAAGTGACCAGCTGTTCTCACAGTTCACAAAAGACGCATACGCCTTGCGTGAAAGAGATGCGAGCAAAAAGAATCAAGCTGACTTCTTAAACTACGTGCGCCAACTGCAGGAAAAGAAGAATCTGACCCATAATGAAGTTGTAGGCTACTTGGCGACCGTCTTTGTCGATGGTTTTGACACAGCAGCAACGGTTGCTTTTCACACGCTCTTCTAC TTGACCCATCATCCGGAATATCAGGAAAAACTACGGAAAGAAATTCTGAGCAATCTCGAAGCCGACGGCCATATTAATTATCAGGCTTTGTCTCTACTCCCATATTTGGATCAATGTGTGCACG AAACCTTACGTATGATAAGTCCCCTCACATTTACTTCACGCATCTGTACGGAGCCTACCGAATTAGTACTGGACGACGGACGTCGCATTCCCATCGAAAAGGGACAGGTGGCAACTGTGCCCGTGTTCAGTTATTTACATGACCCCGAGTACTTTGAAGATCCGATGGAATTCAAGCCGGAGCGTTTCGAAAATGTTGATAGTTCGGAGCTAACGAAGAGGGGTATTTTCCTACCCTTTGGCGATGGACCACGAATTTGCTTag GGCGTCATTTAGGGGTTCTGCAAGTTAAAACAGCTATTGTCGAAGTACTCAAGAACTATCGTTTGAAAGTTTGCGATAAAACTCCACCGATAGCGAAACTCGAATCACAAACACTTATTGTCGGAGTGGATGGCgatttattatttgaatatgAGAGATTATAA
- the LOC105234039 gene encoding cytochrome P450 309a2-like (The RefSeq protein has 10 substitutions compared to this genomic sequence): protein MVMLLSLGYYADKNISLCVLNLSELSTKMEAILITLALLAILVYKYLTWHHGVFKKLGLDGPKPNIFLGNFPSAITGKQPLFYEADEIYNKYKKTHRAIGVFMTRNPQILILDPQLAQDVLVKNFGKFRGNLAANWIYDRKLDKLAAVSPFFTSDDSWKTKRSDLVTGLTQNKLNAAYPIIKGCAEKLSKYLEKRTEQGNAVIETKNLGFCFTSNVLGEFLWGIETNALAKPDEPNIYLQMQTKWLQFIVNSLDAYFKLLPLPWLRRFAQKRLFSEETNNFFSQLTKDALDLRAKDASSQSRVDFLNHLRQLQEKKGLSHDDMVGHILTTMLNGYETSATVLFHTIFYLAHHPEYQEKLRAEILENIEEDGFVSYQKLSSLPYLDQCFHESIRLITVVSFYARICTEPTELDVGNGHIIPIRVGDVVSVPIFSYHHNPDYFPKPSEYNPDRFNNAAHVDLIKKGIFMPFGCGPRICAGIHLATMEVKACLVEIFKSYRVKCCAKTIPEKRHDSPTFIVGIDGEFWLEYERL, encoded by the exons ATGGTTATGTTGTTGTCTTTGGGCTATTATGCTGATAAAAACATTTCATTATGCGTTCTTAATTTGTCTGAGCTTAGTACAAAAATGGAAGCGATTCTGATCACTTTGGCTCTGCTAGCTATTCTAGTCTACAAATATTTGACCTGGCATCATGGGGTGTTTAAGAAGTTGGGCTTGGACGGTCCAAagccaaatatatttttgggaaattttcCAAGCGCGATAACCGGCAAGCAACCACTTTTCTATGAAGCTGATGAGATTTATAG CAAATACAAGAAGACTCATCGCGTTATTGGCGTCTTTATGACacgaaatccacaaattatgaTCCTCGACCCACAATTGGCTCAGGACGTTTTAGTGAAGAACTTTGGCAAGTTTCGCGGCAATTTAGCAGCAAATTGG ATTTATGACAGAAAATTGGACAAACTTGCTGCGGTTAGCCCATTTTTCACGAGTGACGATTCATGGAAGACGAAACGTTCCGATCTTGTTACAGGTTTAACTCAAAATAAG CTCAATGCGGCATATCCAATCCTAAAGGGCTGTGCAGAGAAACTATCCAAATATCTCGAAGAAAGAACTGAACAAGGCAACGCGGTCATTGAAACCAAAAAT CTCGGCTTCTGCTTTACCTCGAACGTTTTGGGTGAGTTTCTGTGGGGCATTGAAACGAATGCGCTTGCCAAACCCGATGAACCAAACATTTATCTCCAAATGCAGGCCAAGTGGTTGCAGTTTATTGTTAATTCATTGGACGCCTATTTTAAGTTATTACCGTTACCTTGGCTACGTCGTTTTGCACAAAAACGCTTATTCTCGGAAGACACCAATAATTTCTTTTCGCAACTGACAAAAGATGCCCTCGAGCTACGAGCCAAGGATGCAAATAGTCAGAGTAGAGTCGATTTCCTGAACCATCTGCGACAATTGCAGGAAAAGAAGGGTTTATCACACGACGATATGGTCGGGCATATATTGACCACAATGCTGAATGGCTACGAAACATCGGCCACAGTGCTCTTCCACACAATATTCTAT TTAGCGCATCATCCGGAATATCAGGAGAAGTTACGTGCTGAAATATTGGAGAATATCGAAGAGGATGGCTTTGTTAGCTACCAAAAATTGTCTAGCCTGCCTTACTTGGATCAATGTTTTCATG AATCCATACGCTTGATCACCGTGGTCTCCTTTTATGCGCGCATTTGTACGGAACCGACGGAACTCGATGTCGGTAACGGCCATATAATACCGATTCGTGTTGGCGATGTGGTCAGTGTGCCCATATTTAGTTATCACCATAATCCCGATTACTTTCCAAAACCATCTGAATATAATCCGGATCGTTTCAACAATGCGGCACATGTCGATCTTATTAAAAAGGGCATATTCATGCCGTTCGGCTGTGGACCACGTATATGTGCGG GAATACATTTGGCTACGATGGAGGTCAAGGCATGTCTGGTGGAAATTTTCAAGTGTTATCGTGTTAAGTGTTGCGCAAAAACCATACCTGAAAAGCGACACGATTCGCCCACGTTTATAGTGGGCATCGATGGCGAGTTTTGGTTAGAGTATGAGAGGCTGTAA